In a genomic window of Camelus ferus isolate YT-003-E chromosome 31, BCGSAC_Cfer_1.0, whole genome shotgun sequence:
- the LOC116660823 gene encoding leucine-rich repeat and calponin homology domain-containing protein 2-like isoform X10: MVWGGGGGGGGGGGGGGGGGGGGGGGGGGGGGGGGGGGGGGGGGWEAARASRSISSLPCSLAWGALAAGDSPDVGLQGRSLLSQVRRTSISSQTWVLRPLLPKKPDARLQVTF, translated from the exons ATGGTCTGGGGTGGcggagggggcggcggcggcggcggcggcggcggcggcggcggcggcggcggcggcggcggcggcggcggcggcggcggcggcggcggcggcggcggcggcggcggcggcggcggtgggtGGGAGGCTGCCCGGGCAAGCCGGTcgatttcttctcttccctgcagcctggcctggggggcCTTGGCCGCCGGAGATTCGCCAGATGTTGGACTCCAG GGGCGGTCCCTGTTGTCCCAAGTTCGCCGAACGTCCAtctccag CCAAACCTGGGTGCTGCGTCCTCTGCTGCCCAAGAAGCCGGATGCCCGTCTCCAG GTGACATTTTAG
- the LOC116660823 gene encoding serine/arginine-rich splicing factor 1-like isoform X9: MVWGGGGGGGGGGGGGGGGGGGGGGGGGGGGGGGGGGGGGGGGGWEAARASRSISSLPCSLAWGALAAGDSPDVGLQGRSLLSQVRRTSISRSACSPEEATVSQTWVLRPLLPKKPDARLQVTF, translated from the exons ATGGTCTGGGGTGGcggagggggcggcggcggcggcggcggcggcggcggcggcggcggcggcggcggcggcggcggcggcggcggcggcggcggcggcggcggcggcggcggcggcggcggcggcggtgggtGGGAGGCTGCCCGGGCAAGCCGGTcgatttcttctcttccctgcagcctggcctggggggcCTTGGCCGCCGGAGATTCGCCAGATGTTGGACTCCAG GGGCGGTCCCTGTTGTCCCAAGTTCGCCGAACGTCCAtctccaggtcagcctgctccccaGAGGAGGCCACCGTGAG CCAAACCTGGGTGCTGCGTCCTCTGCTGCCCAAGAAGCCGGATGCCCGTCTCCAG GTGACATTTTAG
- the LOC116660823 gene encoding uncharacterized protein LOC116660823 isoform X4 has protein sequence MDGLVRTALPSRAVSTPLFPENSISEPVLGDLTEITLVAQATDREHVPSCSQPQTSTDASYTGKDPGLGGLGRRRFARCWTPGAVPVVPSSPNVHLQVSLLPRGGHREPNLGAASSAAQEAGCPSPGDILGYWVPDCWHTHPCSQTSFKLG, from the exons ATGGACGGCCTGGTGAGAACAGCTCTGCCCTCAAGAGCGGTTTcaactcctctcttcccagagaaCAGCATCTCTGAGCCCGTCCTGGGCGACCTCACAGAGATCACCCTAGTGGCCCAGGCTACTGACCGGGAACATGTACCTTCCTGCAGCCAACCCCAGACGTCCACTGATGCATCATATACTGGCAAAGAT cctggcctggggggcCTTGGCCGCCGGAGATTCGCCAGATGTTGGACTCCAG GGGCGGTCCCTGTTGTCCCAAGTTCGCCGAACGTCCAtctccaggtcagcctgctccccaGAGGAGGCCACCGTGAG CCAAACCTGGGTGCTGCGTCCTCTGCTGCCCAAGAAGCCGGATGCCCGTCTCCAG GTGACATTTTAGGTTATTGGGTCCCAGATTGCTGGCACACTCATCCCTGTTCTCAAACATCTTTTAAACTTGGGTGA
- the LOC116660823 gene encoding uncharacterized protein LOC116660823 isoform X6, whose product MDGLVRTALPSRAVSTPLFPENSISEPVLGDLTEITLVAQATDREHVPSCSQPQTSTDASYTGKDPGLGGLGRRRFARCWTPGAVPVVPSSPNVHLQPNLGAASSAAQEAGCPSPGDILGYWVPDCWHTHPCSQTSFKLG is encoded by the exons ATGGACGGCCTGGTGAGAACAGCTCTGCCCTCAAGAGCGGTTTcaactcctctcttcccagagaaCAGCATCTCTGAGCCCGTCCTGGGCGACCTCACAGAGATCACCCTAGTGGCCCAGGCTACTGACCGGGAACATGTACCTTCCTGCAGCCAACCCCAGACGTCCACTGATGCATCATATACTGGCAAAGAT cctggcctggggggcCTTGGCCGCCGGAGATTCGCCAGATGTTGGACTCCAG GGGCGGTCCCTGTTGTCCCAAGTTCGCCGAACGTCCAtctccag CCAAACCTGGGTGCTGCGTCCTCTGCTGCCCAAGAAGCCGGATGCCCGTCTCCAG GTGACATTTTAGGTTATTGGGTCCCAGATTGCTGGCACACTCATCCCTGTTCTCAAACATCTTTTAAACTTGGGTGA
- the LOC116660823 gene encoding serine/arginine-rich splicing factor 1-like isoform X5 — protein sequence MVWGGGGGGGGGGGGGGGGGGGGGGGGGGGGGGGGGGGGGGGGGWEAARASRSISSLPCSLAWGALAAGDSPDVGLQGRSLLSQVRRTSISRSACSPEEATVSQTWVLRPLLPKKPDARLQVSLLLGGGRDEVEGQGQPAVAAA from the exons ATGGTCTGGGGTGGcggagggggcggcggcggcggcggcggcggcggcggcggcggcggcggcggcggcggcggcggcggcggcggcggcggcggcggcggcggcggcggcggcggcggcggcggcggtgggtGGGAGGCTGCCCGGGCAAGCCGGTcgatttcttctcttccctgcagcctggcctggggggcCTTGGCCGCCGGAGATTCGCCAGATGTTGGACTCCAG GGGCGGTCCCTGTTGTCCCAAGTTCGCCGAACGTCCAtctccaggtcagcctgctccccaGAGGAGGCCACCGTGAG CCAAACCTGGGTGCTGCGTCCTCTGCTGCCCAAGAAGCCGGATGCCCGTCTCCAGGtcagcttgctcctgggaggcggaCGCGATGAGGTcgaggggcaggggcagccggCCGTCGCAGCTGCCTAA
- the LOC116660823 gene encoding uncharacterized protein LOC116660823 isoform X8 yields the protein MYLPAANPRRPLMHHILAKILAWGALAAGDSPDVGLQGRSLLSQVRRTSISRSACSPEEATVSQTWVLRPLLPKKPDARLQFRRTSFSSLSFSWEVGAVHAAQGDILGYWVPDCWHTHPCSQTSFKLG from the exons ATGTACCTTCCTGCAGCCAACCCCAGACGTCCACTGATGCATCATATACTGGCAAAGAT cctggcctggggggcCTTGGCCGCCGGAGATTCGCCAGATGTTGGACTCCAG GGGCGGTCCCTGTTGTCCCAAGTTCGCCGAACGTCCAtctccaggtcagcctgctccccaGAGGAGGCCACCGTGAG CCAAACCTGGGTGCTGCGTCCTCTGCTGCCCAAGAAGCCGGATGCCCGTCTCCAG TTTCGCAGGACGTCCTTCTCCAGTTTATCCTtctcctgggaggtgggcgcAGTGCATGCAGCCCAAG GTGACATTTTAGGTTATTGGGTCCCAGATTGCTGGCACACTCATCCCTGTTCTCAAACATCTTTTAAACTTGGGTGA
- the LOC116660823 gene encoding leucine-rich repeat and calponin homology domain-containing protein 2-like isoform X3 yields the protein MVWGGGGGGGGGGGGGGGGGGGGGGGGGGGGGGGGGGGGGGGGGWEAARASRSISSLPCSLAWGALAAGDSPDVGLQGRSLLSQVRRTSISSQTWVLRPLLPKKPDARLQFRRTSFSSLSFSWEVGAVHAAQGDILGYWVPDCWHTHPCSQTSFKLG from the exons ATGGTCTGGGGTGGcggagggggcggcggcggcggcggcggcggcggcggcggcggcggcggcggcggcggcggcggcggcggcggcggcggcggcggcggcggcggcggcggcggcggcggcggcggtgggtGGGAGGCTGCCCGGGCAAGCCGGTcgatttcttctcttccctgcagcctggcctggggggcCTTGGCCGCCGGAGATTCGCCAGATGTTGGACTCCAG GGGCGGTCCCTGTTGTCCCAAGTTCGCCGAACGTCCAtctccag CCAAACCTGGGTGCTGCGTCCTCTGCTGCCCAAGAAGCCGGATGCCCGTCTCCAG TTTCGCAGGACGTCCTTCTCCAGTTTATCCTtctcctgggaggtgggcgcAGTGCATGCAGCCCAAG GTGACATTTTAGGTTATTGGGTCCCAGATTGCTGGCACACTCATCCCTGTTCTCAAACATCTTTTAAACTTGGGTGA
- the LOC116660823 gene encoding serine/arginine-rich splicing factor 1-like isoform X7, giving the protein MVWGGGGGGGGGGGGGGGGGGGGGGGGGGGGGGGGGGGGGGGGGWEAARASRSISSLPCSLAWGALAAGDSPDVGLQGRSLLSQVRRTSISRSACSPEEATVSQTWVLRPLLPKKPDARLQFRRTSFSSLSFSWEVTF; this is encoded by the exons ATGGTCTGGGGTGGcggagggggcggcggcggcggcggcggcggcggcggcggcggcggcggcggcggcggcggcggcggcggcggcggcggcggcggcggcggcggcggcggcggcggcggcggcggtgggtGGGAGGCTGCCCGGGCAAGCCGGTcgatttcttctcttccctgcagcctggcctggggggcCTTGGCCGCCGGAGATTCGCCAGATGTTGGACTCCAG GGGCGGTCCCTGTTGTCCCAAGTTCGCCGAACGTCCAtctccaggtcagcctgctccccaGAGGAGGCCACCGTGAG CCAAACCTGGGTGCTGCGTCCTCTGCTGCCCAAGAAGCCGGATGCCCGTCTCCAG TTTCGCAGGACGTCCTTCTCCAGTTTATCCTtctcctgggag GTGACATTTTAG
- the LOC116660823 gene encoding uncharacterized protein LOC116660823 isoform X2, with the protein MDGLVRTALPSRAVSTPLFPENSISEPVLGDLTEITLVAQATDREHVPSCSQPQTSTDASYTGKDPGLGGLGRRRFARCWTPGAVPVVPSSPNVHLQVSLLPRGGHREPNLGAASSAAQEAGCPSPVSQDVLLQFILLLGGDILGYWVPDCWHTHPCSQTSFKLG; encoded by the exons ATGGACGGCCTGGTGAGAACAGCTCTGCCCTCAAGAGCGGTTTcaactcctctcttcccagagaaCAGCATCTCTGAGCCCGTCCTGGGCGACCTCACAGAGATCACCCTAGTGGCCCAGGCTACTGACCGGGAACATGTACCTTCCTGCAGCCAACCCCAGACGTCCACTGATGCATCATATACTGGCAAAGAT cctggcctggggggcCTTGGCCGCCGGAGATTCGCCAGATGTTGGACTCCAG GGGCGGTCCCTGTTGTCCCAAGTTCGCCGAACGTCCAtctccaggtcagcctgctccccaGAGGAGGCCACCGTGAG CCAAACCTGGGTGCTGCGTCCTCTGCTGCCCAAGAAGCCGGATGCCCGTCTCCAG TTTCGCAGGACGTCCTTCTCCAGTTTATCCTtctcctgggag GTGACATTTTAGGTTATTGGGTCCCAGATTGCTGGCACACTCATCCCTGTTCTCAAACATCTTTTAAACTTGGGTGA
- the LOC116660823 gene encoding serine/arginine-rich splicing factor 1-like isoform X1: MVWGGGGGGGGGGGGGGGGGGGGGGGGGGGGGGGGGGGGGGGGGWEAARASRSISSLPCSLAWGALAAGDSPDVGLQGRSLLSQVRRTSISRSACSPEEATVSQTWVLRPLLPKKPDARLQFRRTSFSSLSFSWEVGAVHAAQGDILGYWVPDCWHTHPCSQTSFKLG, from the exons ATGGTCTGGGGTGGcggagggggcggcggcggcggcggcggcggcggcggcggcggcggcggcggcggcggcggcggcggcggcggcggcggcggcggcggcggcggcggcggcggcggcggcggcggtgggtGGGAGGCTGCCCGGGCAAGCCGGTcgatttcttctcttccctgcagcctggcctggggggcCTTGGCCGCCGGAGATTCGCCAGATGTTGGACTCCAG GGGCGGTCCCTGTTGTCCCAAGTTCGCCGAACGTCCAtctccaggtcagcctgctccccaGAGGAGGCCACCGTGAG CCAAACCTGGGTGCTGCGTCCTCTGCTGCCCAAGAAGCCGGATGCCCGTCTCCAG TTTCGCAGGACGTCCTTCTCCAGTTTATCCTtctcctgggaggtgggcgcAGTGCATGCAGCCCAAG GTGACATTTTAGGTTATTGGGTCCCAGATTGCTGGCACACTCATCCCTGTTCTCAAACATCTTTTAAACTTGGGTGA